In Paenibacillus sonchi, a single genomic region encodes these proteins:
- a CDS encoding S8 family serine peptidase — MLKDDFFYSQGKRVPLTKAKNVVAVKEPPENEHNARTESMTTDRKAIVNIPQYGIRIYEGGTSSRNFTADTADSDELPVFEQTAGDYMIATNEFHAKFKPEVTESQINEMNQKFGVKIVEKLPYDEHLYRLEIIPGENKLGVVETANAYYESGEAIEAEPNFIRKKHVRDTTSNVILAEQANVTERSGSDYLPEQWHLEHTKVTDAWEVAKGAGVTICIMDDGVETSHPEFQNRIVKQRDYSDPNLPNDGNPNFTSDNHGTSVAGVAAAAGVKAYGAAPASQIIAIRSPDYLGVNAEAEMFDWAVSEGADVINCSWGPPDTNNPNTDGEYPLPLLVRAAIHNAATRGRNGKGVVICWAAGNGDQSMSSDQYAANPDVLAIAACTDSGERSYYSDYGNEVWISAPSNGGSKGIITTDRSGNKGYNRGSSSSDLQDSNYTGRFGGTSSASPLVAGIVGLMLSANPALTLQQVKEILARTADKIGDPASYARETAVGRHSDLYGYGRVNALKAVQEAKRLGTGI; from the coding sequence TTGTTAAAAGATGATTTTTTCTATTCGCAGGGAAAACGCGTTCCACTTACCAAAGCTAAGAATGTAGTTGCAGTAAAAGAGCCCCCGGAAAATGAACACAACGCTAGGACTGAATCCATGACCACAGACCGCAAAGCCATTGTGAACATTCCCCAATATGGAATCCGCATCTATGAAGGCGGGACAAGCAGCCGCAATTTTACTGCAGATACTGCAGACAGTGATGAGCTGCCGGTCTTTGAACAAACAGCCGGTGATTACATGATTGCAACAAATGAGTTTCACGCCAAGTTCAAACCGGAGGTCACTGAATCCCAAATAAACGAAATGAACCAGAAATTCGGTGTAAAGATTGTGGAGAAACTGCCTTACGATGAACATCTGTACAGACTGGAGATTATTCCGGGTGAGAACAAGCTTGGTGTAGTGGAAACAGCCAATGCCTATTATGAATCCGGTGAGGCAATTGAAGCTGAACCCAATTTTATCCGCAAAAAACATGTAAGAGACACCACGTCTAATGTCATTTTAGCGGAACAAGCCAACGTAACCGAACGCTCAGGGAGTGATTACCTTCCGGAGCAATGGCATTTGGAGCATACAAAAGTCACTGATGCATGGGAGGTTGCCAAGGGTGCAGGTGTTACCATCTGCATTATGGATGATGGAGTAGAAACCTCTCACCCGGAATTTCAGAATCGGATTGTGAAACAGCGTGATTACAGTGACCCTAATCTCCCGAACGATGGAAATCCGAATTTCACATCTGATAATCATGGCACTTCTGTTGCCGGAGTCGCCGCCGCTGCTGGTGTTAAGGCATATGGAGCTGCTCCCGCCAGCCAGATAATAGCCATACGTTCTCCTGATTACTTGGGCGTGAATGCTGAAGCCGAAATGTTCGACTGGGCTGTAAGTGAAGGTGCAGATGTGATCAACTGCAGCTGGGGACCACCAGATACTAACAATCCTAATACCGATGGGGAATATCCGTTGCCACTGCTCGTTCGAGCAGCCATTCATAACGCAGCAACAAGAGGAAGGAACGGAAAAGGGGTAGTTATCTGCTGGGCAGCCGGAAATGGCGACCAATCGATGTCCAGTGATCAATATGCTGCCAACCCCGATGTATTGGCGATCGCTGCATGTACAGATAGCGGTGAAAGATCCTATTATAGTGATTATGGCAATGAAGTCTGGATCTCCGCTCCTTCTAATGGAGGAAGCAAGGGGATTATTACAACAGACCGTTCAGGCAACAAAGGTTACAACCGCGGAAGCAGCTCCAGCGATCTTCAGGATTCTAACTACACGGGAAGATTTGGAGGAACATCATCTGCTTCTCCTCTTGTAGCTGGTATCGTTGGTTTGATGTTATCGGCAAACCCGGCTCTCACCTTGCAGCAAGTAAAAGAAATCCTTGCCCGCACAGCAGATAAGATCGGTGATCCTGCATCGTATGCCCGCGAAACTGCTGTAGGCCGGCATAGCGATTTGTATGGCTACGGACGGGTAAATGCACTAAAAGCCGTGCAAGAAGCTAAACGGCTGGGAACTGGCATATGA
- a CDS encoding M14 family metallopeptidase, with protein MKLFSTLIITNSLEKLQALNQFDLDLNRHSAVVQNDQHFSIQGILSEDQIHRIRQAGYFVEVKEDLTKQAADRLQEVSPVNRFADPANATEAKERTILGYLTVEEIDSFITGLQQQYPETVTLIDLPHPTWEGRKCRALRLRTTVQADRTGVLILGNVHAREWGGSDICIHFLTQILRAYHDKTPVTYGGKKYEHEQIRTLMDRLDIYVFPEVNPDGKVYSQSADLAENHQNVWWRKNRRPNGPHLPMGVDLNRNFDFLWSSEIGSSNDLSSYIYKGPSPFSEPETQNVKYLLDIYDNIQYFTDIHSFGGLILYNWGDDNNQSNQPEQNFKNPEFDGKRGKVEGNDSGDYKEYIEVQDEHIEIKLAHRMNDALRSVRNRSYTVQQAVGLYPTSATSDDYAYSRHLINPARAKIYSFTIEFGSPDGEFVPPYQEMRKIMNDVSAALTEMCLYAATQIKEQNNQTVEKAIR; from the coding sequence ATGAAGCTCTTCTCAACGCTGATCATTACGAATTCCTTAGAAAAACTGCAGGCGCTAAACCAATTCGATCTAGATCTGAATCGTCATTCTGCTGTAGTACAGAACGACCAACACTTCTCTATTCAAGGAATTCTTAGTGAGGATCAAATTCATCGAATCCGCCAAGCCGGATACTTCGTTGAAGTAAAAGAGGATCTGACCAAGCAGGCCGCCGATCGGCTTCAGGAAGTTTCTCCTGTCAACCGTTTTGCTGATCCTGCAAATGCAACAGAGGCCAAGGAAAGAACGATTCTAGGCTATCTGACAGTTGAGGAAATTGATAGCTTCATTACGGGCCTGCAGCAGCAATATCCGGAAACCGTTACTTTGATTGATCTCCCGCATCCAACTTGGGAAGGCCGCAAATGCCGGGCTCTCCGGCTTCGGACGACAGTTCAGGCAGATCGGACAGGTGTGCTCATTTTAGGAAATGTACACGCAAGGGAATGGGGTGGCTCCGATATTTGTATACATTTTCTGACGCAAATACTTCGAGCTTATCACGACAAAACACCTGTTACTTATGGTGGTAAAAAATATGAGCATGAGCAAATCAGAACGTTAATGGACCGGTTGGACATCTATGTATTTCCCGAGGTGAATCCAGATGGCAAGGTCTACTCTCAATCTGCAGATTTAGCGGAAAATCATCAGAACGTATGGTGGAGAAAAAATAGGCGGCCTAACGGTCCGCATCTGCCCATGGGTGTTGATCTCAATCGTAATTTCGACTTTCTCTGGAGCAGCGAAATTGGTTCATCTAACGATCTTTCAAGCTATATTTATAAAGGTCCTTCCCCCTTCTCTGAGCCGGAGACGCAGAATGTAAAGTATCTTTTGGATATCTATGACAACATTCAATACTTCACAGACATACACAGCTTTGGAGGATTAATCCTGTATAACTGGGGAGATGATAATAACCAGAGTAATCAACCGGAACAGAACTTCAAAAATCCAGAGTTTGACGGCAAACGAGGCAAAGTGGAAGGAAACGATAGCGGCGATTACAAGGAATACATCGAAGTTCAGGATGAACACATAGAGATCAAGCTGGCCCATCGAATGAACGACGCTCTGCGTTCGGTTCGAAATCGAAGCTATACCGTTCAGCAGGCAGTCGGACTATACCCAACTTCAGCTACTTCAGATGATTACGCTTATAGCAGACATTTGATAAATCCGGCACGCGCTAAAATTTACTCGTTTACGATTGAATTTGGCTCACCCGATGGGGAATTCGTTCCTCCCTACCAGGAGATGAGAAAAATCATGAATGATGTTAGTGCCGCTTTAACAGAAATGTGCTTGTACGCTGCTACCCAAATTAAAGAGCAGAACAATCAAACTGTAGAAAAAGCAATCCGCTGA
- a CDS encoding MFS transporter — MTANHGEEIWIGVISSSYFFFMALGSMAADRTMRGTDMKRVITSGLLLTAVCSALFPLFTVNAVWLLLMSLMGIGISCNMMGLQTALHSLTGEKSLGMVSGMYSLCFALGLIASSALAPMVYDQVAWLPFAFSSFCLVLASAVIHFKLPGTLVIPGRAGKKVLSKINLPLFGAFVYGFGETIVVALYPLYLIREHVAVAQTGYGLSIFAVGSILGLLPVTYLADRIGCKRCLILCVAISIFTLLGIVNSGSMPLRLLFSFASGFIIGPLYPLAMALTAQVLTPAERSSGNALFTTFYGFGSAAGPFLSSIAMNAWGNQHLFTVCVLLFCLFLAHAAITRKGSKVRVTKEELL; from the coding sequence ATGACGGCGAATCACGGAGAAGAAATATGGATAGGGGTGATCTCCTCCTCCTACTTTTTCTTCATGGCGCTCGGCTCCATGGCTGCAGACAGAACGATGAGAGGCACCGATATGAAGAGGGTCATTACGTCAGGCCTGTTGCTTACAGCGGTCTGCTCGGCGCTCTTCCCGCTGTTTACTGTGAATGCAGTCTGGCTGCTGCTGATGTCACTGATGGGGATAGGCATCAGCTGCAACATGATGGGACTTCAGACGGCGCTCCACAGTCTTACGGGTGAGAAAAGTCTGGGGATGGTCAGCGGAATGTACAGTCTGTGTTTTGCGCTTGGACTGATTGCCAGCTCTGCACTTGCGCCTATGGTCTATGACCAGGTGGCCTGGCTGCCGTTTGCGTTCAGCAGCTTCTGTCTGGTGCTTGCTTCAGCCGTTATCCATTTCAAGCTGCCGGGTACACTGGTCATTCCGGGGCGTGCGGGGAAAAAGGTGCTGTCCAAAATCAACCTGCCGCTGTTCGGCGCTTTTGTCTACGGCTTCGGTGAAACGATTGTGGTGGCCTTATATCCCCTGTATCTGATCCGTGAGCATGTTGCCGTTGCCCAGACGGGGTATGGGTTAAGTATTTTTGCCGTCGGCAGCATCCTCGGCCTGCTGCCGGTCACCTATCTGGCTGACCGGATCGGATGCAAGAGGTGCCTGATTTTATGTGTAGCTATCTCGATCTTTACCCTACTGGGTATTGTGAACTCCGGCAGCATGCCTTTAAGACTGCTGTTCTCCTTTGCCTCCGGGTTCATCATCGGCCCCCTGTACCCTCTGGCGATGGCGCTTACGGCCCAGGTACTGACGCCAGCGGAGAGATCCTCAGGGAACGCTTTGTTTACCACATTTTATGGCTTTGGATCAGCGGCAGGTCCGTTTTTATCCTCAATAGCCATGAATGCATGGGGCAATCAGCATTTATTCACTGTATGTGTGCTTCTGTTCTGCCTGTTCCTTGCCCATGCGGCAATAACAAGAAAAGGATCGAAAGTAAGGGTAACGAAGGAGGAATTATTGTGA
- a CDS encoding endonuclease gives MHHLFYCDVQCNSFRGNKVYSDFSDFNPDQFRTDSVRGDCGKGEGGDGATDGQFEPEYAKGVVARAMLYFILRYPSKIEKVYVMKQDMDVLLKWHKAFPPKLKFEKHRNQAIFEIQGNRNPFIDLPELADRIDFSVYKPSQQ, from the coding sequence ATGCATCACCTGTTTTACTGTGATGTACAATGCAATTCATTTAGAGGGAATAAAGTATATTCCGACTTCTCCGACTTCAATCCCGATCAGTTCAGAACGGATTCAGTACGGGGTGATTGCGGAAAAGGTGAAGGCGGTGACGGAGCGACAGATGGACAATTCGAGCCTGAATATGCCAAAGGTGTAGTGGCGAGAGCGATGCTCTATTTCATTCTCCGCTACCCCTCTAAAATTGAGAAAGTGTATGTTATGAAGCAGGATATGGACGTATTGTTGAAATGGCACAAGGCTTTCCCGCCCAAACTGAAATTTGAAAAACACAGAAATCAGGCCATTTTTGAAATCCAGGGGAACCGGAATCCTTTTATTGATCTGCCCGAACTGGCTGATCGGATTGATTTCAGTGTGTATAAGCCATCTCAGCAATAA
- a CDS encoding M4 family metallopeptidase — translation MARQEGDPPNSDQVVNLSYDFCGKTLEYFKLMLNRNSIDGNGMDVISNVHFRKDYNNAVWLPSQNQLALGDGDGKRFINLGRSIDVVAHEMAHGVTEYVNHLDYTRQSGALNEHFSDVIGTAVQQYVKGQTAQTADWLIGDEIVGSEFRGKALRSMKEPGTAYFGDRQVAHFSKYMDIPLSDDGGGVHYFSGIPNKAFFLAAMQLGTDPATLLWYTALHDRGTIRRDAKFVDLLKALLIAAEKLIRQGELPQSAISVVTSAFSEVGILLPVHA, via the coding sequence TTGGCCCGCCAGGAGGGAGACCCTCCGAACAGCGATCAGGTTGTAAACCTTTCTTACGATTTCTGCGGCAAAACGCTGGAGTATTTCAAATTGATGTTAAACCGGAATTCCATTGATGGAAATGGCATGGATGTCATCAGTAATGTTCATTTTAGGAAAGACTACAATAATGCAGTGTGGTTACCCAGCCAAAATCAATTGGCTCTGGGTGACGGAGATGGAAAACGCTTCATTAATCTGGGAAGGAGTATAGACGTTGTGGCCCATGAAATGGCGCACGGTGTTACCGAATATGTCAATCATCTTGACTATACGAGACAATCCGGAGCGCTAAATGAGCATTTCTCAGATGTCATTGGAACTGCTGTGCAGCAGTATGTAAAAGGACAAACAGCACAAACAGCCGACTGGCTCATCGGTGATGAAATAGTTGGTTCTGAATTTCGAGGCAAAGCTCTCCGATCCATGAAGGAGCCGGGAACGGCCTATTTCGGGGACAGGCAGGTTGCCCATTTCAGCAAGTATATGGATATTCCGTTAAGCGATGACGGAGGCGGCGTGCATTATTTCAGTGGGATACCGAATAAAGCCTTTTTTCTCGCTGCGATGCAGCTGGGGACAGACCCGGCAACGCTTTTATGGTACACAGCTTTGCATGACCGTGGAACCATACGCCGTGACGCTAAGTTTGTTGATCTGCTTAAGGCCCTTCTTATCGCAGCAGAGAAGCTGATCCGGCAAGGGGAACTACCACAATCCGCAATCTCGGTTGTGACAAGCGCGTTCAGTGAGGTGGGTATTCTCTTGCCTGTTCATGCCTGA
- a CDS encoding S8 family peptidase, with product MSSTSTLISDGVELQPFQTADVTRHIKEIPKGVQMIQAPAFWEKGQYGRGVKIAVLDTGCDKDHPDLKDRIVGGRNFTDDDGGNKESFKDYNGHGTHVAGTIAATKNDNGVVGVAPEASLIILKVLNREGSGRPEWIAEAIDYAIEQQAQIINMSLSAGAGHEAMHEAIKRAVDKGIIVVCAAGNSEKNEKRYPAAYNECTSVGAVDFSGKQAHFLTENNEVDITAPGVNILSCYPLDLVPNRNEPYKVISGTSMSSPHVAGALALVLNYYQSETQFNRTLTEDELYAQIVRCTLPLGSPKTSEGNGLLFLTARELLAEYWRNNKPDLTQYS from the coding sequence ATGTCTTCAACAAGTACACTCATCAGCGATGGAGTAGAGCTTCAGCCTTTTCAAACAGCGGATGTAACGCGCCATATTAAAGAAATCCCAAAGGGGGTGCAAATGATCCAGGCACCGGCGTTTTGGGAGAAAGGACAATATGGCAGAGGTGTAAAAATTGCCGTTCTGGATACAGGCTGCGATAAAGATCACCCAGATCTGAAGGACCGGATTGTCGGGGGACGGAATTTTACCGATGATGACGGAGGAAATAAAGAGAGCTTCAAGGACTACAATGGACATGGAACCCATGTGGCCGGAACAATTGCCGCTACCAAAAACGACAACGGCGTGGTAGGCGTGGCGCCGGAAGCAAGTCTAATAATCCTGAAGGTGCTGAACCGTGAAGGGAGCGGCCGTCCCGAATGGATTGCAGAGGCGATTGATTATGCCATTGAGCAGCAGGCTCAGATTATCAATATGTCTCTCTCCGCCGGAGCTGGGCATGAGGCTATGCACGAAGCCATCAAGCGGGCTGTAGACAAAGGCATCATTGTAGTCTGTGCGGCAGGCAACAGCGAAAAGAATGAAAAACGTTATCCGGCAGCTTACAATGAATGCACCTCGGTAGGTGCAGTTGATTTTAGCGGAAAGCAAGCCCATTTCTTAACGGAGAATAATGAGGTCGATATAACGGCCCCCGGTGTCAATATATTGTCCTGCTATCCCCTTGATCTGGTCCCCAATCGCAACGAGCCCTATAAAGTAATTTCGGGTACTTCGATGTCTTCTCCCCATGTTGCAGGGGCTTTGGCCCTTGTGCTCAACTATTATCAAAGCGAAACCCAATTCAACCGCACATTAACTGAAGATGAGCTGTATGCGCAGATTGTCAGATGCACCCTTCCACTGGGCAGTCCCAAAACATCAGAAGGCAACGGCTTGCTTTTTTTAACTGCCCGGGAGTTGTTGGCTGAGTATTGGAGAAACAATAAACCAGACTTAACCCAGTATTCGTAG
- a CDS encoding condensation domain-containing protein — MFVRSSSASSGTNQAVYQLVSNVTGHRIEDLNSDMYLEDDLGLDSIKMITLMNELIGLVPAEQMEDFTAAYPVTVLMGLQTVGELVQIFEEWEHARQQGAEVQTAASAVLQVQEDTWPEHPAVQIHSAPPDLREQLKIEVCRLISSITGHKSEDLHTDMDLERDLGLDSIKMITLMSEMVSLLPADSAGGRSESTIAASLMSMHTVGDIVEMLAVRNEGNSGTPAVAGDGNTFVAEIPENEPEFLEILHSQYLFLITYLSVANLTITSGVRVRGRLDADNLRKSWGELIRRHPVLRAVFITEPANASLKGYRLQLLKAAVPPEIPVLDIRHLDEQARLRWISERFEASLNEKLDITRWPLHSLSVIQTADLEYELILDINHMISDGLGNQQILRELLEIYGAGSHNKAAKLRPALPAGEYNRIVSEINAWNAPEEMEALDRYLQQQGRGAYFFNPGGASRKANAAGAAGAVIHSRKYWIGEEITARLIASTKTWRTSLFILLVSAYLKTIKQQGKSGIGLF, encoded by the coding sequence ATGTTTGTTCGTTCATCAAGTGCCTCAAGCGGCACTAATCAAGCGGTCTATCAGCTGGTTTCAAATGTAACGGGTCATAGGATCGAAGATTTGAATTCGGATATGTATCTGGAAGATGATCTGGGGCTGGATTCCATCAAAATGATTACCTTAATGAATGAATTGATCGGACTGGTCCCGGCAGAGCAAATGGAGGATTTTACGGCCGCATACCCGGTGACTGTCTTGATGGGTCTGCAAACCGTCGGCGAGCTTGTGCAGATTTTTGAGGAATGGGAACATGCCCGGCAGCAAGGGGCAGAGGTGCAGACTGCGGCCAGTGCTGTGCTTCAAGTGCAAGAGGATACCTGGCCGGAGCACCCTGCAGTCCAGATTCATTCCGCTCCCCCTGATCTGCGCGAACAGTTGAAAATAGAGGTTTGCAGGCTGATTTCCAGCATTACCGGACATAAGTCCGAAGATTTGCATACCGATATGGATCTGGAGCGGGATTTGGGCCTGGATTCCATTAAAATGATTACCTTAATGAGCGAGATGGTTTCATTGCTCCCTGCCGATTCAGCCGGCGGACGCAGCGAAAGCACTATAGCGGCGTCGCTCATGTCCATGCATACGGTTGGAGATATCGTGGAAATGCTGGCCGTCCGCAACGAGGGAAACAGCGGTACGCCGGCGGTTGCAGGTGACGGGAACACTTTTGTGGCGGAGATTCCTGAAAATGAGCCTGAATTTCTTGAAATATTACATTCCCAATATTTATTTCTGATTACTTATTTGTCGGTAGCCAACCTGACCATAACGTCAGGGGTGCGCGTGAGGGGGAGACTGGATGCCGACAACCTGCGGAAGTCGTGGGGCGAGCTGATCCGCCGCCATCCTGTACTGCGGGCTGTCTTCATCACGGAGCCGGCGAACGCGAGCTTGAAGGGGTATCGCCTCCAATTACTGAAGGCTGCAGTGCCGCCGGAAATTCCCGTCCTGGATATCAGACATCTGGATGAACAAGCGAGGCTCCGGTGGATCTCGGAAAGGTTCGAAGCCTCGCTGAATGAGAAATTGGATATCACCCGCTGGCCGCTGCATTCTTTGTCAGTTATCCAGACGGCCGACCTGGAATACGAGCTGATTCTGGATATTAACCATATGATCTCGGACGGTCTGGGCAACCAGCAGATTCTGAGAGAACTGTTGGAGATTTACGGAGCCGGGTCGCACAACAAAGCAGCCAAGCTGAGGCCCGCGCTGCCAGCCGGGGAATATAACCGCATTGTATCTGAAATCAATGCCTGGAATGCCCCGGAAGAGATGGAGGCGCTGGACCGGTATTTGCAGCAGCAGGGCCGCGGAGCCTACTTCTTCAACCCCGGCGGGGCAAGCCGCAAGGCAAATGCAGCAGGTGCTGCCGGAGCCGTAATTCATTCCCGCAAATACTGGATCGGCGAGGAAATAACAGCACGGCTGATTGCCTCTACCAAGACCTGGCGCACTTCTCTTTTTATTCTTCTGGTCAGCGCCTATCTTAAGACGATCAAGCAGCAGGGGAAGAGCGGAATCGGATTATTCTGA